One Methanobacterium sp. DNA window includes the following coding sequences:
- a CDS encoding GMP synthase subunit A, whose product MKILVVNNHGQYNHRIHRTLHYLKIPSEIIPNSTAITKIEEKEPAGIILGGGPSIERTGNCFKYVKELDYPILGICLGHQIIAEAYGGEIGAAGIESYAKIEIDIKEENDIFKGFGDKMKVWASHKDEVISLPQDFKLLASSPICEIEAMKHETNPLYGIQFHPEVYHTENGPKLFENFYEACKNYSKK is encoded by the coding sequence ATGAAAATACTGGTTGTAAACAATCATGGACAATATAATCATAGAATTCACAGGACATTGCACTATTTAAAAATTCCTTCAGAGATAATTCCTAATTCCACTGCAATTACAAAAATAGAAGAAAAAGAACCTGCAGGAATTATACTTGGAGGCGGTCCATCAATAGAAAGAACAGGAAATTGCTTTAAATATGTGAAAGAATTGGATTATCCAATTTTAGGAATATGTCTTGGTCATCAAATCATTGCAGAAGCTTATGGCGGCGAAATAGGAGCTGCAGGAATAGAAAGCTATGCAAAAATAGAAATAGACATAAAAGAAGAAAATGACATTTTCAAAGGCTTTGGAGATAAAATGAAGGTGTGGGCATCACACAAAGATGAAGTTATAAGTTTACCTCAAGATTTTAAATTACTTGCAAGTTCTCCCATATGTGAAATTGAAGCCATGAAACATGAAACCAATCCATTATATGGAATACAGTTCCATCCGGAGGTTTATCACACTGAAAACGGCCCTAAATTATTTGAAAACTTTTATGAAGCTTGTAAAAATTATTCAAAAAAATAA
- a CDS encoding NAD(P)/FAD-dependent oxidoreductase, which produces MNQKTAIIIGAGPAGLTAAYELLDKTDIKPIIYEMTEDIGGISKTVRYKGNRIDIGGHRFFSKNDRVMEWWQNIMPLQGAPAKDDAQIGRAIPISKECVKREIGTSETIKVAAPDPEKEDKVMLNRGRLSRIFFLRNFFDYPISLNLNTFSNLGLIRTLKIGLSYIKISLSPIKEEKSLEDFFINRFGRELYLTFFKDYTEKVWGINCDEINPDWGAQRIKGLSITKAIVHAVKSKFSRDSSIEQKKVETSLIEQFMYPKFGPGQMWEEVARIIRENGGEIHHNRHVIGIEHEDNEITGIKIKDVQTGEIKTEKGDYYFSTMPVKDLIQSMEAPSNIKNIASGLMYRDFITVGLLLNELKIKNTTKQKTMNNIVPDNWIYIQERDVKLGRLQIFNNWSPYLLEDDSKSWIGLEYFCNEGDELWKMADDDFTKFAIDELAKIDIINKENVLDSVVIRVPKTYPAYFGAYEQFNDVREFTDKFENLFLIGRNGMHRYNNMDHSMLTAMTAVENIMNNVNSKDNLWSINAEEEYHEEK; this is translated from the coding sequence ATGAACCAAAAAACAGCGATTATAATCGGTGCGGGACCTGCAGGATTAACTGCAGCCTACGAATTACTGGATAAAACTGATATTAAACCAATTATCTATGAAATGACCGAAGACATTGGAGGAATTTCAAAAACTGTTAGATACAAAGGTAACAGGATAGATATTGGTGGTCACAGGTTTTTTTCAAAAAATGACAGAGTTATGGAATGGTGGCAAAATATAATGCCATTACAGGGCGCTCCAGCAAAAGACGATGCCCAAATTGGAAGAGCCATTCCTATCTCTAAAGAATGTGTAAAAAGAGAAATAGGAACTTCTGAAACTATTAAAGTTGCTGCCCCTGATCCTGAAAAAGAGGATAAGGTAATGTTAAACCGTGGACGTCTTTCCAGGATTTTTTTCCTCAGAAACTTCTTTGATTACCCTATTTCACTTAATTTAAACACTTTTTCTAATCTTGGATTAATTAGAACCCTTAAAATTGGTTTAAGTTATATTAAAATTTCATTATCTCCAATTAAAGAAGAAAAATCTCTTGAAGACTTTTTTATAAACAGATTTGGAAGAGAACTTTATTTAACCTTCTTTAAGGATTACACAGAGAAAGTATGGGGAATAAATTGCGATGAAATTAACCCAGATTGGGGTGCTCAAAGAATAAAAGGATTATCCATAACAAAAGCCATTGTTCACGCAGTAAAAAGCAAATTTTCAAGGGATTCCTCAATAGAACAGAAAAAAGTGGAAACAAGCTTGATTGAACAATTTATGTACCCTAAATTTGGACCCGGGCAGATGTGGGAAGAAGTTGCAAGAATAATTAGAGAAAATGGTGGTGAAATACACCATAATCGCCATGTTATTGGAATTGAACATGAAGATAACGAAATAACTGGAATAAAAATAAAAGACGTCCAAACTGGTGAAATAAAGACTGAAAAAGGAGATTATTACTTCTCAACAATGCCAGTTAAAGATTTAATCCAGTCTATGGAAGCACCATCGAATATTAAAAATATTGCCTCTGGTTTAATGTACCGTGACTTTATTACTGTTGGTTTACTTTTAAATGAACTTAAAATTAAAAATACGACTAAACAAAAGACCATGAACAATATTGTTCCTGATAACTGGATCTACATACAGGAACGTGACGTAAAACTAGGTAGACTTCAAATATTTAATAATTGGAGCCCATATTTATTAGAAGACGATAGTAAATCATGGATTGGGCTTGAATATTTCTGTAATGAAGGAGATGAATTATGGAAAATGGCAGATGATGATTTCACCAAATTTGCAATAGATGAACTAGCAAAAATAGATATAATCAATAAAGAAAATGTACTGGACAGTGTGGTTATCAGAGTTCCTAAGACTTATCCTGCCTATTTTGGAGCTTATGAACAATTCAATGACGTTAGAGAATTTACTGACAAGTTTGAAAATCTGTTTTTAATTGGAAGGAATGGAATGCATCGTTACAACAATATGGACCATTCTATGCTTACTGCAATGACTGCAGTTGAAAATATTATGAATAATGTAAATTCAAAGGATAATCTTTGGAGTATTAACGCTGAAGAAGAATACCATGAAGAAAAATAG
- a CDS encoding GtrA family protein, with translation MNDTKESTIDKLIKNQTDNTHIQFFRYIFVGGIAFIVDFGSLFILTQYFGIYYLFSAAIAFILGLIANYALSIKWVFNKRTLNNIWSEFTIFTVIGVIGLGLTVLFMWFFTEYITLYYLFSKIITASLVLFWNFSARKITLFR, from the coding sequence ATGAATGATACAAAAGAAAGTACAATTGATAAATTGATAAAAAATCAAACTGATAACACTCATATCCAATTTTTCCGCTACATATTTGTAGGCGGAATTGCATTTATAGTAGATTTTGGCTCATTATTTATATTAACCCAGTACTTTGGTATTTATTATCTCTTCTCTGCTGCTATAGCGTTTATTTTAGGATTAATAGCAAATTATGCCCTGAGTATCAAATGGGTTTTCAATAAACGTACCCTTAATAATATCTGGTCTGAATTTACAATTTTTACAGTTATTGGAGTAATAGGACTTGGCCTAACTGTACTGTTTATGTGGTTTTTTACAGAATATATAACTCTTTATTATCTGTTTTCTAAAATTATTACGGCAAGTTTAGTCTTATTCTGGAATTTCTCTGCAAGAAAAATTACATTGTTTAGATAA
- a CDS encoding DUF2142 domain-containing protein, whose protein sequence is MSMMGKFRDIKPQTAFLIIALIYGLGFLVATPAFQVPDEYEHFYRALYVSEGHVLPEKLGDKSGVYVPESVQITSQKVANEWNSFILDRDDKFNITSLLYIPFNSKDRVFEDISRIAVITYPPIPYLISAFAITLGKLFNLSPLILMYLGRLANLLVWIFLTYLAIRITPVQKWVFFMVALIPMTLYEAASLSADSFILGLSFLIVAIFFKYAFEENKKKINIKDIYILFILLLLLALSKQIYFVLLLLIFLIPSEKFGSRKKMFLMAGFLFLSIVIISGAWNLLVKNLYVPIVPQVSISGQIAYILGDPLRFPYILVKTFFYRGLSYQLLFVGNFWLDIPLPLWWLGFYALTIIPVALLDKSKVIVTQKQKLISLATAIIIFLLVCAFVYISWTVVGQTIIDGIQGRYFIPIFPLLFLMLFKIRNFDDIDNKVLNAVRENLNLIIITYAVIFLLITLLIFIISYFT, encoded by the coding sequence ATGTCAATGATGGGTAAATTCAGAGATATCAAACCCCAAACTGCATTTCTTATAATTGCATTAATATATGGACTTGGTTTTCTCGTTGCAACACCTGCTTTTCAGGTTCCAGATGAATATGAACATTTTTACAGGGCTTTATACGTAAGCGAAGGACATGTACTTCCTGAAAAATTAGGAGATAAATCTGGTGTTTACGTTCCTGAAAGTGTGCAGATTACCTCCCAAAAAGTAGCAAACGAATGGAATTCCTTTATTCTGGATCGAGACGACAAATTTAACATAACATCTCTTCTTTATATCCCATTTAATAGCAAAGATAGAGTTTTTGAGGATATTTCAAGAATTGCAGTTATCACCTATCCTCCAATTCCATATTTAATCTCTGCATTTGCCATAACTCTTGGAAAATTGTTTAATTTATCCCCATTAATCTTGATGTATCTTGGAAGGCTGGCTAATTTACTTGTATGGATTTTTCTTACTTATCTTGCAATTAGAATCACTCCTGTTCAAAAATGGGTCTTTTTCATGGTAGCATTAATCCCCATGACACTTTATGAGGCTGCATCACTTTCAGCAGACAGTTTTATACTGGGATTATCCTTTTTAATTGTTGCAATCTTCTTTAAATATGCATTTGAAGAAAATAAAAAGAAAATAAATATAAAAGACATTTATATTCTATTTATACTTCTTTTGCTCCTGGCATTATCTAAACAAATATATTTTGTTTTATTGCTCTTGATATTCCTTATTCCTTCAGAAAAGTTCGGGAGTAGAAAAAAAATGTTTTTAATGGCAGGATTTCTATTTCTATCTATAGTTATAATAAGTGGTGCCTGGAATCTCCTTGTTAAAAATCTTTATGTTCCAATTGTGCCCCAGGTTTCCATATCTGGCCAAATAGCTTATATTTTAGGAGATCCATTGAGATTTCCCTACATACTTGTAAAAACATTCTTTTACAGGGGTCTCTCTTATCAATTATTATTTGTAGGTAATTTCTGGCTTGATATTCCATTACCTCTATGGTGGTTAGGATTTTATGCACTTACAATAATTCCTGTAGCATTGTTAGATAAAAGCAAGGTGATTGTAACACAAAAACAGAAATTAATTTCATTAGCAACAGCCATTATAATTTTCCTCCTTGTATGTGCATTTGTATATATTTCATGGACTGTAGTTGGGCAAACTATAATAGATGGTATTCAAGGAAGGTATTTCATCCCTATATTCCCTTTACTGTTTCTAATGTTATTTAAAATAAGAAATTTTGATGATATTGATAATAAAGTTTTAAATGCTGTTCGTGAAAACCTAAATCTGATAATAATAACTTATGCAGTAATTTTCCTGCTTATTACGCTTTTAATATTTATAATAAGCTATTTTACTTAA
- the guaA gene encoding glutamine-hydrolyzing GMP synthase subunit GuaA — MLDPSDFIKESIEKIKKEIGDEKAIIALSGGVDSSVASVLVSEAIGDNLAAVFVDHGLLRQGEAEYVQRTFESRLNFHCIDAKEEFLKKLEGVEDPEDKRKIIGEVFIRVFEREAEKEGAKFLVQGTIAPDWIESEGKIKSHHNVALPHGLVLELVEPIRELYKDEVRIIGSELGLPDEMVNRQPFPGPGLAVRVVGKLSEEKIEICRKANAIVEEEVKKEGLDATLWQYFAVLTDTKVTGVKGDIRDYGYLVVLRMVESWDAMTANVPELPWEMIRTISARITAEIPEVTHVSLSVSDKPPSTIEFA, encoded by the coding sequence ATGCTTGATCCATCTGATTTTATAAAGGAGTCAATTGAAAAAATTAAAAAAGAAATAGGGGATGAAAAGGCAATAATTGCTCTTTCTGGTGGTGTTGACAGTTCAGTTGCATCTGTATTGGTTTCAGAAGCAATTGGAGATAATCTTGCTGCAGTATTTGTTGATCATGGACTTTTACGCCAGGGAGAAGCAGAATACGTACAGAGAACCTTTGAATCTAGACTTAATTTTCATTGCATCGATGCAAAAGAAGAATTTTTAAAAAAGCTTGAAGGAGTAGAAGACCCTGAAGATAAACGTAAAATAATAGGCGAAGTGTTTATACGAGTTTTTGAAAGAGAAGCAGAAAAAGAAGGGGCTAAATTTTTAGTTCAAGGCACCATAGCTCCGGATTGGATTGAAAGTGAAGGTAAAATTAAATCTCATCACAATGTTGCTTTACCTCATGGATTGGTTTTAGAACTGGTAGAGCCAATAAGAGAACTTTATAAGGATGAAGTGAGAATTATTGGAAGTGAATTGGGCCTTCCAGATGAAATGGTTAATAGGCAACCGTTTCCAGGGCCAGGGCTCGCTGTACGTGTTGTAGGTAAATTGAGTGAAGAAAAGATAGAAATCTGCAGAAAAGCAAATGCTATTGTTGAAGAAGAAGTTAAAAAAGAGGGGCTTGACGCTACATTATGGCAGTATTTTGCAGTCTTAACTGATACTAAGGTTACAGGGGTTAAAGGGGATATAAGGGACTATGGATACCTTGTTGTGCTTAGAATGGTTGAATCATGGGATGCTATGACAGCTAATGTTCCTGAACTTCCATGGGAAATGATAAGAACAATTTCAGCACGAATTACAGCTGAAATTCCAGAAGTAACTCATGTTTCGCTTTCAGTTAGTGATAAACCTCCAAGCACAATTGAATTTGCATAA
- a CDS encoding PAS domain S-box protein → MSTNKEKIYPKKPQNNEEYKNIGIKQFSSHEKDKLIEILKSEHENLILENKKLKNELNTLKNAGGPLLKNLEKYRNIIEYAYSGVLSIDSKGTIHYVNHQMIAMLGYKTKEVINHNLSEFVSEKSRKKLYKHLKRREKGIKEVYELKLTHKNGSDIWVLISANPLLNHKKQYIGSVAIITDINARKGAEKALMNAVVEKEHDIKLILLNMFDAIHKIKERDQAKNLTSPSKWA, encoded by the coding sequence ATGAGCACAAATAAAGAAAAAATATATCCAAAAAAGCCTCAAAATAACGAAGAATATAAAAATATCGGCATTAAACAGTTTTCATCTCATGAAAAGGATAAATTGATCGAAATACTTAAATCAGAGCATGAAAATTTAATATTAGAAAATAAAAAGCTTAAAAACGAGCTAAATACTCTAAAAAATGCAGGAGGCCCTCTCCTAAAAAATTTAGAGAAATATAGAAATATAATTGAATACGCTTATTCTGGAGTCTTATCTATAGATTCAAAAGGTACAATACACTATGTTAACCACCAGATGATAGCTATGTTAGGCTATAAAACAAAAGAAGTAATTAACCATAATTTATCAGAATTTGTAAGTGAAAAATCACGAAAAAAATTATATAAACACTTAAAAAGACGTGAAAAAGGAATTAAAGAAGTATATGAATTAAAACTTACACATAAAAACGGTTCTGACATATGGGTGCTCATATCTGCAAATCCCTTATTAAACCATAAAAAGCAATATATAGGGTCTGTTGCAATTATTACTGATATAAATGCACGTAAAGGGGCTGAAAAAGCGTTAATGAACGCAGTTGTTGAAAAAGAACATGATATAAAACTGATACTTCTAAACATGTTCGATGCAATACACAAAATTAAAGAACGTGATCAGGCCAAAAACTTGACAAGCCCCTCAAAATGGGCTTAA
- a CDS encoding MarR family transcriptional regulator, translated as MKNDENSHETLFRIFISLVRISKKFNELEKSCIDVGNGEKLYPSQIHLIEAIGNNRGKNVTEISKKFQITKGAVSQVVNKLHNDGFINKKRNKESGKEIILSLTEKGQMVFEIQNKLHNKVELEFIDYLENFTPEQVDSFLQMLSKIEDFIDIFLNNEF; from the coding sequence ATGAAAAATGATGAAAATTCTCATGAAACTCTTTTTAGAATATTTATTAGCCTTGTTAGGATTTCTAAGAAGTTTAATGAATTGGAAAAGAGCTGTATAGATGTGGGTAATGGAGAAAAACTTTACCCTTCTCAAATTCATCTTATAGAGGCTATTGGAAATAATAGGGGCAAAAATGTCACTGAAATAAGTAAAAAATTTCAAATTACTAAAGGGGCTGTTTCACAAGTAGTAAATAAGCTTCATAATGATGGATTTATCAATAAAAAAAGAAATAAAGAGAGTGGAAAGGAAATAATCTTATCTTTAACTGAAAAAGGGCAAATGGTATTTGAAATTCAGAATAAATTACATAATAAGGTGGAATTGGAATTTATAGATTATTTAGAAAATTTCACGCCGGAACAAGTTGACTCTTTTCTTCAAATGTTAAGTAAAATTGAAGATTTTATCGATATCTTTTTAAATAATGAGTTTTAA
- a CDS encoding GNAT family N-acetyltransferase → MSLKSSVKAHFTYSSFSPHLNKFHSHILGINDLNLHNDTNELKIRKFTLRDTDKCAELFKNVFSAYPWYDEWTSLDQSRKYLMELIKNPVFEGFVACEGQEIAAVCFGHRRSWWMGKEFFIDEFYVQNEVQGNGIGTQLLDYVKNNLKTENYTRLVLLTNKGIPAEEFYIKNGFNNNQKRIVMVKEI, encoded by the coding sequence ATGTCTTTAAAATCTTCAGTTAAAGCACATTTTACTTATAGTTCATTTTCACCCCATCTAAATAAGTTTCATTCCCATATATTGGGTATAAATGACTTAAATTTGCATAATGATACTAATGAATTAAAAATAAGAAAATTCACCTTAAGAGACACTGATAAATGCGCAGAACTATTCAAAAACGTTTTTTCAGCATATCCATGGTATGATGAATGGACGTCTCTGGATCAATCCCGGAAATATCTAATGGAATTAATTAAAAATCCTGTTTTTGAAGGTTTTGTTGCCTGCGAAGGTCAAGAAATAGCGGCTGTTTGTTTTGGGCATAGAAGATCATGGTGGATGGGGAAAGAATTCTTCATTGATGAATTTTATGTGCAAAATGAAGTACAGGGAAATGGAATTGGAACTCAGCTATTGGATTATGTAAAAAATAACCTTAAAACTGAAAATTACACCCGATTAGTCCTTTTAACAAATAAGGGGATACCTGCTGAGGAATTTTACATTAAAAATGGATTTAATAACAATCAAAAAAGAATAGTTATGGTTAAAGAGATTTAA
- a CDS encoding MBL fold metallo-hydrolase encodes MEITKHVHAIKIPFQVKTDAGILERFVYSYLINGNEICLIDSGVSSSKEIIFNYMDKIGLRPDDISLMILTHSHPDHIGSAKSIQEKSNCEIAAHQGEIPWIEDVELQEKERPVPNFHSLVEGSVNVNMNLADGDLIDLGGDITLKVIHTPGHSKGSISIFIEEECVLFTGDAVPIKGDLPIYDDFNESIRSVDKLKRIEGINVLLASWDDPQEGIHAYDSMDEGLDYLQNINESVYKINSNNDGLNEIELCMKVLEDLGLPAVAANPIVAKSFQSNLNVLEK; translated from the coding sequence ATGGAAATTACAAAACATGTTCATGCAATAAAGATTCCTTTTCAAGTAAAAACAGATGCAGGGATACTTGAAAGATTTGTTTATTCATATCTAATAAATGGAAATGAAATATGCCTAATTGATAGTGGAGTTTCCTCTTCAAAAGAAATAATTTTTAATTATATGGATAAAATTGGATTGCGCCCTGATGATATCTCTTTAATGATTTTAACACATTCACATCCAGATCATATTGGATCAGCGAAATCTATACAGGAAAAATCAAATTGTGAAATTGCAGCTCATCAAGGTGAAATCCCATGGATCGAAGATGTAGAATTACAGGAAAAAGAGCGTCCAGTACCTAATTTTCATTCACTTGTTGAAGGATCAGTTAATGTTAATATGAATCTTGCAGATGGAGATTTAATAGATTTAGGTGGCGATATAACATTAAAAGTAATTCATACGCCTGGCCATTCTAAAGGTTCAATTTCTATTTTTATTGAAGAAGAATGTGTTTTATTTACAGGAGATGCAGTTCCGATTAAAGGCGATCTACCAATTTACGACGATTTCAACGAATCGATCCGATCTGTGGATAAATTAAAAAGAATAGAGGGAATAAATGTATTATTAGCTTCTTGGGATGATCCCCAAGAAGGTATTCATGCATACGATAGCATGGATGAAGGTTTAGATTATCTTCAAAATATTAATGAATCAGTTTATAAAATAAACAGCAATAATGATGGTTTAAATGAAATTGAACTTTGTATGAAAGTTTTAGAAGATTTAGGGTTACCTGCTGTAGCTGCAAATCCCATAGTTGCTAAATCATTCCAGTCAAATTTAAATGTTTTGGAAAAATAG
- a CDS encoding cysteine hydrolase gives MKRALLIIDVQNEYFNGKLPISYPQDSFKNILKAMYSANENGIPVILVQHANTGKDVLTFKNGTYEHEIHEEILKRDYDEIIEKNLPGSFTGTELESWLKENEIETVTVCGYMTQMCCDTTARQAMHMGYNVEFLSDATGTLDISNYAGEIKAKELHKAVLITQAMRFSKVMKTYEWIENLKHKCLGP, from the coding sequence ATGAAAAGAGCTTTATTAATAATTGATGTTCAAAACGAATATTTTAATGGTAAATTACCAATAAGCTATCCACAAGATAGTTTTAAAAATATTCTTAAAGCAATGTATTCAGCTAATGAAAATGGAATTCCAGTGATTCTTGTTCAACATGCAAACACTGGAAAAGATGTTCTTACTTTTAAAAATGGAACATATGAACATGAAATTCATGAAGAAATTTTAAAAAGAGATTATGATGAAATAATTGAAAAAAATCTACCTGGAAGTTTCACAGGAACCGAATTGGAGTCATGGCTTAAAGAAAATGAAATAGAAACAGTTACAGTTTGTGGTTACATGACACAGATGTGCTGCGATACAACCGCACGCCAAGCAATGCACATGGGCTATAATGTTGAATTTTTAAGTGATGCAACTGGTACACTGGATATATCAAACTACGCTGGAGAAATAAAGGCAAAAGAACTTCATAAAGCAGTTTTAATTACTCAAGCTATGAGATTCAGTAAAGTTATGAAAACATATGAATGGATTGAGAACCTCAAACACAAGTGTTTGGGGCCCTAA
- a CDS encoding PadR family transcriptional regulator: MSLSYAMLGILTYGPMTGYSLKKIFDKSISQVWAASLSQIYRELAVLEKKGYLSSNIQKQENRPDKRIYNITEEGKNAFQEWLSDFPEKLSFPKRDEFMLRIFFASRLEKEDVINELERFILQKRAYLETLNELEKKFDVCSSGFQVESAKKEELFWHFTIKRGKMTLETVIKWAEECIKELKEQKMDS, encoded by the coding sequence ATGTCACTATCATATGCAATGTTAGGCATTTTAACTTATGGCCCCATGACAGGTTACAGTTTAAAGAAAATATTTGATAAATCCATATCTCAAGTATGGGCTGCTAGTTTAAGCCAGATTTACAGAGAACTAGCTGTTCTTGAAAAAAAAGGATATTTATCTTCAAATATTCAAAAACAGGAAAATAGACCAGATAAAAGGATATACAACATAACGGAAGAAGGAAAAAACGCATTTCAAGAGTGGCTAAGTGATTTTCCAGAAAAATTGTCATTTCCAAAAAGGGATGAATTTATGCTCCGCATCTTTTTTGCTTCAAGATTAGAAAAAGAAGATGTTATAAATGAATTGGAACGTTTTATTTTACAAAAACGTGCATATTTAGAGACTTTAAATGAATTAGAAAAAAAATTCGATGTTTGCAGCAGCGGATTTCAAGTAGAATCTGCAAAAAAAGAAGAATTGTTTTGGCATTTCACAATTAAAAGGGGTAAAATGACCTTGGAAACAGTTATAAAATGGGCAGAAGAATGTATTAAAGAATTAAAAGAGCAAAAAATGGATTCATGA
- a CDS encoding 4Fe-4S dicluster domain-containing protein, with the protein MTTKSKYSSTIYYFTGTGNSLAVARDIANEIGETELISIPAVINGKIMADTPSIGLIFPVYMWGMPNMVVNFVDKLNIMKDQYVFAVATCAGQPGETLVQLQKLLQGKGSDLHAGFAVKEAPNTIQSDIIFIKIARLIERNERISKSGIERLEEIVDMIKNKKEHKPETSSKLLNKYGNLIYKGGMSRINTMGKFWADEKCNLCLNCQKICPSNNIEIINDKIHWNQKCEFCQACVQWCPKEAIHIEREDLNRRYHNPAIKMKDIILR; encoded by the coding sequence ATGACTACTAAATCAAAATATTCCTCAACAATATATTATTTTACAGGGACTGGTAACTCACTGGCTGTTGCCAGAGATATTGCCAATGAAATAGGTGAAACAGAACTAATATCAATCCCTGCAGTTATAAACGGGAAAATCATGGCAGATACTCCTTCTATTGGTCTGATTTTTCCAGTATATATGTGGGGAATGCCTAATATGGTCGTTAATTTTGTTGATAAGTTAAATATAATGAAAGATCAGTATGTTTTTGCTGTAGCTACTTGTGCTGGTCAGCCTGGCGAAACTCTGGTTCAATTGCAAAAATTACTCCAGGGTAAGGGTTCTGATCTCCATGCAGGGTTTGCAGTGAAAGAAGCCCCCAATACAATCCAGAGTGACATTATTTTCATCAAAATAGCCAGATTAATTGAAAGAAATGAGAGAATTTCAAAATCTGGAATTGAAAGATTGGAAGAAATTGTTGACATGATAAAAAATAAAAAGGAACACAAACCAGAAACAAGCTCAAAACTTCTTAATAAATATGGAAACTTGATTTATAAAGGAGGCATGAGCAGAATTAATACAATGGGCAAATTCTGGGCTGACGAAAAATGTAATCTGTGTTTAAACTGTCAGAAAATTTGTCCAAGCAACAATATTGAGATAATAAATGATAAAATTCATTGGAATCAAAAATGTGAATTCTGCCAGGCATGTGTCCAGTGGTGCCCTAAAGAAGCAATCCACATTGAAAGAGAGGATTTAAACAGGCGCTATCATAATCCGGCAATAAAAATGAAAGATATAATTTTGAGGT